One region of Trinickia violacea genomic DNA includes:
- a CDS encoding DUF1488 family protein, which yields MEALEAPPSLAPDNRSVIFTLSIHGREAECSVLREALEQHFWVQPGAGDARILKAFADGRKRITAVAERKLRAHSDEQIVLTSADFEVRT from the coding sequence GTGGAAGCCCTCGAAGCACCGCCGAGCCTAGCACCGGACAATCGGAGCGTGATATTTACCCTTTCGATTCACGGACGTGAAGCCGAGTGTTCTGTCTTACGTGAGGCACTTGAACAGCACTTCTGGGTGCAACCAGGAGCCGGTGACGCACGCATTCTCAAAGCGTTCGCAGATGGCCGCAAACGTATCACTGCCGTAGCAGAAAGGAAGCTGCGCGCACACTCCGACGAACAGATTGTGTTGACCTCTGCTGATTTCGAGGTGCGGACGTAA
- the phaP gene encoding TIGR01841 family phasin (Members of this family are phasins (small proteins associated with inclusions such as PHA granules). Note that several different families of phasins have been named PhaP despite very little sequence similarity to each other.), whose product MSSLDLEQTVATQKASLDRTFGLLNKAIAGFQKFVSLNRQEFKSTLAENQEIAAKALSVKDLQELLALQASQVQLAVEKAQSYWRHVYEITAIAQAEFTETIEAQFNRYPRDVQAFIDNLAKNAPTGSEAVLSASRSVMETVSSASEAARKAAKLAVETAENNVSAALDAPTRSARPDVEQTETDEKK is encoded by the coding sequence ATGAGCAGTCTCGACCTCGAACAAACCGTAGCCACGCAGAAAGCGAGTCTCGATAGGACGTTTGGGCTCCTTAACAAAGCTATCGCAGGCTTTCAAAAGTTCGTCAGTCTGAACCGACAGGAATTTAAATCAACCCTTGCTGAAAATCAGGAAATCGCAGCCAAGGCGTTATCGGTGAAAGACCTGCAAGAGTTGCTTGCGCTGCAGGCAAGTCAGGTGCAACTAGCAGTAGAAAAAGCGCAGTCATACTGGCGGCACGTTTACGAAATCACAGCCATCGCCCAAGCCGAATTCACTGAGACTATTGAAGCCCAGTTCAACCGATACCCGCGCGATGTCCAAGCGTTCATCGACAACCTCGCAAAGAACGCCCCGACTGGGAGTGAAGCCGTCCTGTCTGCGTCGAGGTCTGTTATGGAAACTGTCAGTTCGGCGTCGGAAGCGGCACGGAAGGCCGCGAAGTTGGCCGTGGAGACTGCTGAAAACAACGTCAGTGCCGCGCTCGATGCTCCAACAAGGTCCGCCAGGCCGGACGTTGAACAAACCGAAACGGATGAGAAAAAGTAG